ataaatttaacactttattataagtcctgtgttgtgcggcttcttctggagaggattatatatatatatatatatatatatataaatatataaatgttcataaATGTTCTtgaatctatctatatatatatatatatatatatatatatatatatatatatatatatatatatatatatatatatatatatatatttatgatatatataaatattaacatattaacatattacCCCCCACCCTCAATAATGGTTAATGGGGCTTTGAGCTTAAGACCTAAATGGTTGCAACTTTGCCCTTGATCATTGATAACAAAAAATGTCGGACACTATATTTGTCAGACACATCTTGCCATATTAATAATGGATAGGTATTCTTACGTTTTTTGCCTTCCAGTACTACTGGGAAGCTATGTAGGGTTCTACTGGCTGCACAAATAGTTTTTCCTAGACTCCAGTATATtaccttcatttttaattattccaTACACAACTAGAAATGACTCACCTGAATCCTAGGATCCCTGTGTTGGCCATTGCATAAGATAAACCAAGGATCCCACTCCCCATGATAGCATTCATTAAATTGAACACTGAAAAGCCAAAGGAAGTCCCTCCAGATGACCTCCTCTGTGGGCTCTAGTCAAGCACAATACATAAGAGAAATGAGACACTTATATGATAGTATACACTATTATAGTGACTAATATGAGCctagaaatatacagagattgCCACTAGTGTAAAACAGGCTCATGCTGAGACTGCTACAGGTATCACATCCTTTAACTTATGTTATACTTCATCATTATTAACATCGATCATTTCTAAAGCTCCATTCGATTGTGCATATGTGCCCCAAATATACTCCAACACGGACAGTTGCCTGACATGGCGTGTATGATCATCAGATTTAATCGCTAGCTAGCAGGTGTCACAACCAGAAGTGCAGCGAATGTAACCAACCTGACAAATTCTGCTGTCAATATTAAGTGAATATACAAATAAGTTTGTAAACCATTGACAATCTTTAATGAATGTATAGTTGAATGTCTTttagaattaaatttttctgTCATTGGGTGGAggacacctttaaaggggttgttcacgtttgagtATGTtgtagatcaggggtgcccaaactttttgcaacgagggccagatttggtgaggtgaaaatgtgtgtgggccaaccattcagcccgacttttttgaaccattaacattaaattacaggaatcgagtaattgtagcagtaatatttgggcacattagtgaaatgatctgccacttggtctttactactgtctgtgtgctgaaggtgttagtaatagacacgtactggaacgtagtgacgccatacttctttagtttactgtactggcacatcagtacgtctattgacaccttcagccctaaagaagtattcGAAAACAGTGCGTCTCTacgtggcagatcatttcactaatgcgCCTTAATACTActgggattcctgattgcactgtgctgggggggctCATTATTAACTTCATGAtggagggccggtgtaaatttgaaaacgggccgcaattggcccccgggccgcactttggataTGTCTGTTGTAGACAGACAGTGATATCTAAAACATTATTCAGtggctctctagtttgcaatgtaagcaatctggttgctagggtccaaattaccttagaaaccgtgcactgatttgaatgagaggctatgaataagagagggcttAACTataaacatgagtaataaaaaatagaaattgcaataaatttgtagccttaaagagcaattgtttttagcatttgtgacacccatttgaaagcggagtcagaagaaattcaaaaactataaaataaataataaggaaaGACCAAATGAAATAAGTTGactttaaggtgaacaatccatttaaccCTATAGTCTACACAGAATCATATTATCGATATTCTGGGTGTGTGAGTAAAGTTCCCAGTACACAGCAGTTACAGTTATCATAAAGGGAACAACACAACTAAAAACAACACGGAAAAGCAGACTTACATTCCCAAGTAAGGGAGTAGATTCGTCCTGTCCAGCTGATACATGTTGCCCATAGAGCGTATTGATACTGCTGTCACTGCTCTGCATTCTGAAGGAAGGTTCGCTTGGGAGCAGGAGCCGCTTCCGGACAAATATCCACCACAGTCTGACATCAGGTGACTATGGACACAACTACTCACAGCTTATTCATAATAACATTGTAAACAAGCAAATTCCCTATTCCCTGCCCTCTTTTTGCACGTGACGCCCTTAGTCTCTGACTGCCTTCCCTGCCCGTAGTCGCGGGTTAATGACGTCACCGCATAGCCATGGAGGAGCAATAGCAGCATGAGGTGAGGGTCAGTGATATTAAAACTGATGTCACCATGAACCGAGAAACTTTCTCCGTGTCACATTTAAGTGTGTTTTGCTATTACTGCTCATTCAGACGGggaaaagccatctcctattTACAGAGTGTTTCCAGACGCGTCCAGCACACGTGTTTAACAGGAAATCGATGAAAATTGCGCTGCTTTTGTCCTCGAAAAATAAAACTGCTTTACGGTAATGAAAATTACTGCTGCCTtgcactgataaaaaaaagactagtttggttcagaaacacttatATCGTTTTATATAGTAATAAGCCGATGTGAAGCCATTGGGGCAGCTATGCAATATGGACAAAAAGAGTAAAGGGACAGGATACATACAAGATAAGCTATGTAAAATACAATGGGTTTATGTATCCTATGTAAGAATTgaccccaggtctggactgagaattaaaataggccttggcattttaggtacacagaggcccaaacagcccccaccagcccacttgactttctatggcaccctAAACCTatagcagcccctgtggcatttgccagaacctacagattgccagtctgggcctgattaaccccattgtattctacagagcttttctgttaacctgtgccatttaccCTCTTTCAGCTCAAATGGCTTCCCTCATCACTACACAGCTGttaatatagtagtgtttctgaagttaacacaccagttttaccagtgcagggcatcagtacattatattttactttaaaacactttaacttGTTGATATAACTATTCCTCTAACTTACTTGTTTTTGCATGTGGTATAAATAAGGACATAGTCTCCCAAGCTTATGTTAATATAGTATATAAGGAAGGTAATTGACGCAAACATCCAAGTTATTCAGGTGTATTTGCTTTATATAGATCAGATCTCCCTTGAAGGTCAATTATTTCTTATTATATAGCAAGTATGAATGTCCTTACTGTGTACTCGTGTTTAAACATAGTATGCTGTGTTATATATTGTGTTACATATTACTGTTAACCGGGCAGTAAACCCTGGGTAATCTTATAATGGTAACTCAACTACTGCACAGTCAACTACAGTCAATCACATATACCTGCAACGGGCACAGATACCTGAAGCTGACTATGGCAGTTTTCTTGTTAATTTTGAAAGTCTACCCCCAACATTCAACGTCCCAGGCAGAGAACAGTACCGGAACACCCAGCATGTCAGTCCATGGGTATGAAAGCCAGTTACCAAAgtattttcccttaaaggggaaggaaacctagtcagcgcaaacccccccacccccctcccatttgttgcccaccctccctcctcccccctggcctacccgtcccgctgggcaaatgcccctaacttgttacttacccttctgcgcaggtccagtccagggagttcaccgacgacatcttcttccacgcaatcatcttcctgctgtgaacggcgttttggcgcatgcgcagtaggatcatttcgccggtacggatctactgcgcagaTCATACCgacgaaatgatcctactgcgcatgcgcctttcaaagcaggaagaagatcgcgtggaagaagatgtcgtcagtgaactccctggactggacctgcgcagaagggtaagtaacaagttaggggcatttgcccagcgggacgggtaggccagggggggtggggggtttgcgccgactaggtttccttcccctttaaaggaaaagtaaaggcatcctgcacttgggggtgccaaatgttaggcacccccaagtgattgtattgacttagctcaaaccccgggccagtgctcctatcagcagaaaactgcactggcccggggttattccagcgagtactacggagcgatccactttgagcttcttcttgcttcagatttcccagggcaaacacatcaagtcaagagtgagtttattgtcatttcatccatatacgtttgtacagtacacagtgaaacgaaacaacgttcctctaggaccatggtgctacacacaacatagatgtaccagacaacagacaaaaagtgcaaaaatatgcaacttctgcaagacaggacagtgcagggacaggacaagacagtgcacactcagcagatgtaatatgttgagtaaataatgctaaacatcagacatgatgggtgtattaTTGAGATATgatagtaagaacatgataaagtgcagatgtgctcatagagaacaattgtatccaattgcgtacagtggctgtgtaacgttgtggtatatagtaaggtcagatggagtgcgtgtgtgagagagagatctgtccagtccctgagtattcaggagccttatggcttgagggaagaaactgttacacagtctggtagtgagggccctaatgcttcagtacctttttccagatggcaggagtgtgaacagtgaatgTGAGGACAccggtgtgttggatcagccacaatgctggtggctttacggatgcagcgagtggtgtaaatgtccgtgatggaaggaagaccTATGATCTTCTCTATCCTCTGTAgagtcttgcgctccatgacagtgcagttcccagcccagacagtgatacagctgctcaggatgctctcgatagtccctctgtagaaggttttgagtatggatggtgggagatgagaCATGCGCAGTTGAATAAAATTGCTGACTtattagttaaagttcggcttatcgttttactgcacatgcacagctgcGTGAAGAAAGCGGAAGACGGAAGAGAAGCGTTCCGTGGTGCTTACTGGTATAAtctcgggccggtgcagttttctgctgataggagcaccggcccggggtttcaggtaagtaaatacaatcacttgggggtgcctaacatttggcaccccaagtggtaaacaactttccttctcctttaaaagcattaaagggggggaattaaattttttgcaaGGTCTTACCAAAGTGGTTACCAAAGACTTTTCCTAGTGTAACCTAACGTTTGTTCATACTCATGCTGTGGATTTGACTTTCACCTCTGCAGAATGGCTGACCCCTCCTTCTATTAAGGTGCAGAAGATCGGCAGTGGGGAGAAATAAACTCAGTCCATAAAGCTGCATTGcttctgtgcatgcacagttCTTTGTAATTAATTTGCATACAATTAAGCATATTGACGACAATAGGATTAAGGTTATTCAAATGAATGTGCACTgtgggtgcatgtgcagtagatttaGCAGTGAAACATGTCAATagctgttttactttttttttttttttttttttactgttgcttGTATATCCTCTCTTTCAGGATTCTGAGCCTATTGCATTTTTCTGGGAACCTACCAAACACCCCCATTGCCGGTGTTCTGAGTACGCTAGGTCTTAGCTTCTGGTGTCCACCCCTACTTTCACCAAACATATCATCTACAAGAAGCTGCTTCTGTACCATGGCAGAAATGCAAGATAGTCACAatgaaatggggctgtacaccCCAAATCCTGAAGTACGTGGGATGACTTGTCTAAATCGGGATGCTTTCAATAAAACCATACACGTTCCggtaattaaagtaaaaaaagaaataatcaatAGACTCATGAAGTCTCTTAAACACAGACTTATCCAAAGGCCTAGCCTAAAGAGAGTCATTGAGGATCCGAAAGATGAAGTCAACAAACTGGTCTTATTGGACCCTTATAAAGTGAAATCCATAGACTCGTTTGCTGAAAGTGATCATGCACTTTTCAAACAGTTCGACGTTAGCCCTCAGGTTTCTCAGTATGAACTGCAGCTCACTTATGAAAACTTTAAATGTGAAGAAATCTTAAGGGCAGTTCTACCTAAAGGCCAAGATGTTACCTCCGGATTCAGCAGGGTTGGACACATTGCTCATATGAATCTCCGAGACCATCAGCTtccatacaaaaatgtaattggtACGTACCAAATCTCCCCTTTGATTCAAGTATTTGACTCTGTACTGCTGATGCTGTAGTTGCAATAATACCAGTTATATATTTGGATTTGTATTAGATATATATTATTAATCTGTgaatttgtttattaaaggagtggttcacctttaagttaaattggTGACTTTCCATtggttcttcattatttattttttatagcttttaaattatttctttttcttctgatctttccatctttcaaaagtGTGTCACTGACTCTAGCatcaaaaactattgctctgtgaggctacaattttattgttattgctagtttttattacttctctttctattcagccccttgCCTATTCATTTTCCTATTCGTACCTgtacctggtacaggtatgggatccgttatgcggaaacccattctccaaaaagctcacaattatggaaaggccctcttccatagactccattttatccaaataattaaatttctttttttaaatgatttcctttttctctgtaataataaaacagtgctatgtacttgatccaaactaagatataattgatctttattggaagcaagcccagcctattgggtttatttacatgattttctagtagacggaaagatccattatatggaaaattCCTAACTAACATGTCGAGCctccatgtcagattccaaacttaaatataaaaaaaaacctgtttgcgcttttgaaaaatggatttcagtgcaaaattctgcggTAGCAGTGCTATTAAATGAtatgttcagaaaaaaaacatgttttcctgtgacagaatcaaTTTAATTTTAGATggatatcccctttaaaggagtaagGCATAAAAAGAATCTAggaatgctatattttatatgttaaacTTAGTGTACAAGCCCAGAGGTTCACCTGACATATAACCTAATGACCCATGCTTTCatggctgctgttgagaagctaagcttaggggtcagtGGAAATCATAAAATCAgtagcaaaaagaaaaaacactgctTTTCTCTTGGTAGAAATAGATCTGCACTGCTGCAAGGGCATTGGGTTGGTACAGTAGCCCAAAACATATGGTGCAGGATTTCTAGCCTAATGTGTTGTTACTGCAGTTGTAGCATAAACAATTCCTTCTTTTTCACAGGTCAAGTTATATTAGACAAGAATCCAGGTATTACATCTGTCGTAAATAAAACCAACACAATTGATTCAGCATACAGGAATTTCCAGATGGAAGTGTTGGCAGGTGAAGAAAACATGATAACAAAGGTTAGTCTAAGTTCtatatgtttgtgtatgtatataatgtatcagaATATCCCTGTAGTTGTGTATGATGTGTATTATCCTGTGGGCTTTATCCACAGACATTTCAATACAGTTAATtaaccaaaaatgttatgtattaaGGCTGGAGGGACTGTAACATAAGCAGAATACTACTGCTTcatagctctcttggtttccactgattggttaccaggcagtaaccaatcggagacttgggggggggggggcctcatgggtcatatctgttgcttttgaatctgagctgaatgctgaggaccaattgcaaactctctgaacagttatgtcccatgtggtcccctgaaagttgctgactaactcaagagttagagagctgtaaagcaggaagttctggctattatgttagacagtcactccagcctctatacattgcatttttggctaactaactatattagaaacatttttattttacacagcctatctatttacactaaattgttcctttaagtaaaactaaacaccctaaaacaaattcatgtaaaattgatCAGAGTGCACTACTGAGcaatttttataaattacactgcttaTATTATGAATTTACACAGCACCACCCTATGCTGTGGTTAGCTTCAAGCTGAGCAAAGAAGTGTCATCCAATGTTTCTCCGTTTGAACGCAGTTACTGAACAGAATGTAATGTAACTTTCTGATGGCTGGCCGGTCGAACAATACAGAGGCACTGCTGTTTCAAAGTCACTAATAGTGATGGTTGAAATGGACCAACCTGTTTCACTTTACCAATCACTGTtcattatattatctttaaaagtgGCAAAGAAATTGCTCCGAAAAACATATTGcacaattttacatgaatttttttggggttatttcatTCCCTGTTtatgcttgattttttttaaaaaaaaaaaaatattttgtttcctgTTCTGAAGATCTTTCTCATTTTAGGTTAAGGAAAACTACGTCACTTATGAATTTGACTTCTCCAAAGTCTATTGGAATCCACGCCTTGCCACAGAGCACGATCGCATCATTGGATTATTAAAAGCCCGAGATGTGCTGTTTGATGTGTTTGCTGGTGTGGGACCTTTCGCTATTCCCGCTGCCAAAAAAAACTGCACGGTGTATGCCAATGACCTGAATCCAGAATCCTATAAATGGTTACTACATAACTGCAAACTTAATAAAGTAGAAAGAAGGGTCCAGACATTTAATGCTGATGGAAGAGACTTTATAAAGACAACTATAAAGAAAGAGTTACTTAAGTATGCGAATGTGCCTTCTGCAGAGGAGAAACCCAGTCTTCATATTGCTATGAATTTGCCGGCACTAGCTGTGGAATTTCTTGATGCCTTCAAAAACCTGCTGGAAGAAGAGCCATGTAGCAGTTTCATTGTTCCAACTATACATTGCTATAGCTTCTCaaaagatgatgaccccctgcaggATGTGAAAGCAAGAGCAGAGTCCTTTTTGGGAACGACTTTAGAAGATTGTTCTCTGCACCTTGTGAGGAATGTGGCACCAAACAAAGAGATGGTGTGCATCAGTTTCCAGCTACCCACTTCTGTGCTTTTCCAGTCAGACACTGGTAAGTGATGCCAATCATCAGCACCCAATTCATCTGATCTATCTTGTAGGAGAATTCGGATATCCCTCAGTGTGGCCTGTTGATGAGCATTGCCTTTGAGACCTAACAGCACCTCTTGCTTTTCTCTGCATGCTTCATTGAGTGGCTAAatgcaaaatcaacacaattttctagaaacactatggggcagatctaTTGAAAATTCAagctttagaattttttttatggccaaaactgtcaaattcaactagagagttattcaaatgccattctagtttttaaaaaaattcaaattaaattttcgagatttatcatactctggtcttTTAAAAACTCAACGTTGACTTTTCGCCACTTTCGCTCTTTTTTAGTCAGTGGGAtagatccagggatcaatttggagctgtttgcagccttcctgacattgactTTGTTAAATTCAAATCGATTGAATTTTTCGTGTCGattcaattcatccgagttttaaaaatttaattttgattggtcgaattcatgggcgtttaggggagtttttaaaaactgaaatgaattcaaaattcgacctttgataaatgtgcctccctatgTCTATTTAtacctttgtttttttctggtagTTTTCAGTTGGCTATTCATTATGTATTATCAAAAGATTGCCATTTATGGGCTGATTCAGCATGGCATCCTACCTATTGATTTGCCCGCAAGCCAAATGGATAGTTTTGTACTTGGGAACATACACCTTTCTACCCTGTTGTTTTATTTGTTAGGGATCATAGCCTAAACGAATTGAACAGCAAGAAGTGAAGGtctgggacccgttatccagaatgctcaggacctgggggttttcgtaatttggatcttcataccttaaaggggtggttcacctttatggtacattttagtatggtatagaacggctaattctaagcaacttttcaattggtttccattatatatttttttatagttattttcctctctttgcagcttttaaatgggcgtcgctgactccttctaaaaaacaaacgctctgtaaggctacaaatgtattgttgttactttttattactgatccttttattcagactctcctattcatattccagtctcttattcaaatcaatgcatggttgctagggtaatttggaccctagttaccagattgctcaacatgcaaattgaagagctgctgaataaaaagctcaataactcaaaaacctccaataataaaaaatgaaatcaaattgcaaattgtctcggaatattactctacatcagtggtccccaaccagtagctcgtgagcaacatgttgctctccagccccttggatgttgctcccagtggcctcaaagcaggtactaatttttgaattccaggcttggaggcaagttttggttgtataaaaaccagatgtactgccaaacagaacctcaatgtagggtgacaatccacataggggctactaaatggccaatcagagcccttatttggtaccccaagaacatttttcatgctagtgttgctccccaactccttttacttctgaatgttgctcacaggttcaaaaggttggggatccctgctctacatcatactgaacgttttcaaaggtgaacaacccctttaaaggggatgttcaccttc
The sequence above is a segment of the Xenopus laevis strain J_2021 chromosome 8L, Xenopus_laevis_v10.1, whole genome shotgun sequence genome. Coding sequences within it:
- the trmt5.L gene encoding tRNA (guanine(37)-N1)-methyltransferase isoform X1; translated protein: MLPIERIDTAVTALHSEGRFAWEQEPLPDKYPPQSDIRILSLLHFSGNLPNTPIAGVLSTLGLSFWCPPLLSPNISSTRSCFCTMAEMQDSHNEMGLYTPNPEVRGMTCLNRDAFNKTIHVPVIKVKKEIINRLMKSLKHRLIQRPSLKRVIEDPKDEVNKLVLLDPYKVKSIDSFAESDHALFKQFDVSPQVSQYELQLTYENFKCEEILRAVLPKGQDVTSGFSRVGHIAHMNLRDHQLPYKNVIGQVILDKNPGITSVVNKTNTIDSAYRNFQMEVLAGEENMITKVKENYVTYEFDFSKVYWNPRLATEHDRIIGLLKARDVLFDVFAGVGPFAIPAAKKNCTVYANDLNPESYKWLLHNCKLNKVERRVQTFNADGRDFIKTTIKKELLKYANVPSAEEKPSLHIAMNLPALAVEFLDAFKNLLEEEPCSSFIVPTIHCYSFSKDDDPLQDVKARAESFLGTTLEDCSLHLVRNVAPNKEMVCISFQLPTSVLFQSDTGEPESKRPRTAKESKLD
- the trmt5.L gene encoding tRNA (guanine(37)-N1)-methyltransferase isoform X3, giving the protein MRILSLLHFSGNLPNTPIAGVLSTLGLSFWCPPLLSPNISSTRSCFCTMAEMQDSHNEMGLYTPNPEVRGMTCLNRDAFNKTIHVPVIKVKKEIINRLMKSLKHRLIQRPSLKRVIEDPKDEVNKLVLLDPYKVKSIDSFAESDHALFKQFDVSPQVSQYELQLTYENFKCEEILRAVLPKGQDVTSGFSRVGHIAHMNLRDHQLPYKNVIGQVILDKNPGITSVVNKTNTIDSAYRNFQMEVLAGEENMITKVKENYVTYEFDFSKVYWNPRLATEHDRIIGLLKARDVLFDVFAGVGPFAIPAAKKNCTVYANDLNPESYKWLLHNCKLNKVERRVQTFNADGRDFIKTTIKKELLKYANVPSAEEKPSLHIAMNLPALAVEFLDAFKNLLEEEPCSSFIVPTIHCYSFSKDDDPLQDVKARAESFLGTTLEDCSLHLVRNVAPNKEMVCISFQLPTSVLFQSDTGEPESKRPRTAKESKLD
- the trmt5.L gene encoding tRNA (guanine(37)-N1)-methyltransferase isoform X2; the encoded protein is MKIALLLSSKNKTALRILSLLHFSGNLPNTPIAGVLSTLGLSFWCPPLLSPNISSTRSCFCTMAEMQDSHNEMGLYTPNPEVRGMTCLNRDAFNKTIHVPVIKVKKEIINRLMKSLKHRLIQRPSLKRVIEDPKDEVNKLVLLDPYKVKSIDSFAESDHALFKQFDVSPQVSQYELQLTYENFKCEEILRAVLPKGQDVTSGFSRVGHIAHMNLRDHQLPYKNVIGQVILDKNPGITSVVNKTNTIDSAYRNFQMEVLAGEENMITKVKENYVTYEFDFSKVYWNPRLATEHDRIIGLLKARDVLFDVFAGVGPFAIPAAKKNCTVYANDLNPESYKWLLHNCKLNKVERRVQTFNADGRDFIKTTIKKELLKYANVPSAEEKPSLHIAMNLPALAVEFLDAFKNLLEEEPCSSFIVPTIHCYSFSKDDDPLQDVKARAESFLGTTLEDCSLHLVRNVAPNKEMVCISFQLPTSVLFQSDTGEPESKRPRTAKESKLD